The Musa acuminata AAA Group cultivar baxijiao chromosome BXJ3-6, Cavendish_Baxijiao_AAA, whole genome shotgun sequence region TTTGGACACCCGCACCCAGCGTAATATGGCAAAGCTGAACGATGAACTATATGAAGTCCACCAAATAATGACTCGCAATGTTCAGGAGGTTCTTGGTGTTGGTGAAAAATTAGACCGTAAGTTAACTTACTCTTTTACATCTGATGTTTGTTAGCAATTTGTGACAAATAGTGAAGATATCATGGTAAAAAATTTCTTATCCCAAGCTAACATTCAAGCATATTGCAAAAAGTCCATTACAAGATTGAAGTATCAAAGTTTAAAACCATACCTAACCTTCAAAATTTATCTTATAATCCAACCTTGAAATTCACAAACAAAATATTTGCTCAACTGTGTTATCATCTTTGATGAAGTTATATTTTTTGAAGTTCTTATAACACAATGATACAAAGATTTTAATAATTGGGGAAAAGTTCACATAAGAATCATCTTTTCTTGCCTTACTTTTTAATCTAAACAAGAAAGTGGATATCCCATCCTGAGTGGATCGTGTGTCAAATTACATCATAGAACATTTTTTTGTCAGTGCCAAATACGCAAGAAGCACCTTATGAGGTCCTAAGATAGGAATTTTAGTCTTGCGAAAGAAGATGTTACTGACTCCTGGGCTGAAACCTTGTTGATTACACAAACTTTTGTTTGGATAACCAGATCAAGTTTTTATCTTCTAGAAGAAGATGGAGCACTGACATTGAACTCTTTTAAGTATATGCATTTGGCATGTAACTTTATGACTCGTTCTCTTTCTATAAGTTATTGTCTTTTAAAGCAGAAATTAGTCCCAAAATCTTGAAATCAGAAAAACTTGAGTAAGAATTATTCAAACATTGACAATTTATGCTGGAATTAGAATGCTATTCATTCGATGATCATGTGAATTATTTGTTCCTTCATTTTGAAAACATAGGGTAGGCAGAACACAGGTGGAATGATTCGTTTCTCATAAGATACCTTTTGCATTGGCAACAATCATCATGAGCATTTATTGTCAATCATAATATTtgaagttttttttcttttctgatttTAATGGTTCAGTGACTAATATATGATCTTGTGCTCTCATTTTTCAGTTTGATGAGTTAtacttttgaaatttattttaaaaaaagaaaagaaatatgtaCTTCTCATTGAGAGAAAATACTATTCAGAAATAATTAACTTATAGAAATTTGCTATGTAATTCCTGAAAGCTTTTGATGGCATCCTGCAGAGGTCAGTGAATTGTCAAGCAGGTTGACATCTGAGTCTCGAATCTATGCTGACAAAGCAAAAGACCTAAATCGACAGGTAAGCATATGATAAGTCATGTTCACCAGTTCTATTTCTTACTGTTTATTCATGTAGATATACCATAGAATCTTTTGAAGTACAAGTTGCATGCCTTTTAACTTATCTTCTACCATTAACCGTTATTTAGTAATATATATCTTCTGACCATTATTCGTACACTATGCTGGTTAAATATGTAAGgttggaaaaacattttcttaggataattttcttttgttgatttttaaACAACATGGTCCACCTTTATAAGTCTGTTGCATTGCAAATTTCAGTGCGTAGGATAGTGCCCCTCTACCTTGCATATGCAACCATGTGAAAGATGATTATGATGTATACCCTTTGGTGAAGCCTTTATGAACTTCAATCAACAGTGGCAAGGCTTGAAACCTGTGCCTCAACATAGGAAAGACTAAATAGCTGTGCCTCAATTTTAGTGAAGGTTCAAATGCTTAGCCTGAGCCTTGCATCAAATTACACCTTTGGTGTTGTGAGGGCTTGGTATGTACGTATTGTATCTTGGAGACTAGGTCTTGAAAGTTTGAGGCCTTGACTTCTCTGAGAGGTACCTGAGTTAACGGGGTTGAAGGGCCATGATTATACCACAAATTTTCTCAAGTCGCTTGCCTTCTAGAACCGGAGCTTTTTAACTAGGGTTTGCGTAAAACAATTTCCATGAATTTTAAGAAAATTTCTTGTTCAGGAAAATTAATACAATCATCTAGGGtcaattaatttttgaatttgtGTGCTTACTAGTAAATGTTAATAAGGTCTGTTGACAAGTACATGTTAATAAGTTGTCTACCATTTTGGGACCATATTAGCCTTTACAGACCATCTAGTTGAATTTTATGAAAATTGTCAGTGACATCTGAACTGAGTGAGACCAAATTTCCGTATGGACACTACTTATACCCAGTGActgaaagaggcgctcgggcgctcgcctaggcgctcgggcgaggcgaggcgaggcccgagcgcctcgttaATGTCCCAGgccgcgcgcttcaaacaggcgccgcctgggcgctcgctcgagcccaggcgctgggcgcttcgggcgagcgcctgggtaaaccaagtgaccgaaccgggattttaggtctggttcgattgttagttggttcaatcgaaccaactaaaccgatataacccttacccaaccctaacccgttgccgctgtcgctcccgatctcgctgctcgtcgctcctactCCCGcagccgctgctcgtcgctgtcgctgctcgcgcctcccgcgagccctccagctgctcgtgcctcccgcgagccctcccactgctcgcgactcccgcgagccctcccgcgagccttccctctgctcgcgcctcccgcgagccctcccgcgagccctccagctgctcgtgcctcccgcgagccctcccactgctcgcgactcccgcgagccttccctctgctcgcgcctcccgcgagccttccctctgctcgcgcctcccgcgagccctcccgcgagccttccctttgctcgcgactcccgctgctcgcgcctcccgcgagccctccaactgctcgcgcctcccgcgagccttccctctgctcgcgactcccactgctcgtgcctcccgcgagccctcccagctgctcgcgcctcccgcgtgccctcctaattatttttatttaaaattttaaataattatatttattaattatattatatatttttatattttagcgcctcgcttcgctcgggcgagtgcctgggcgagcgcctagcgcctcgggcgtttttggaccttggcgcctagcgctttttaaatcactgcttataCCTGTTTTCCTGCCTTATTTGTGTGTAAAGCCAGGTGACTGGAGAGGCAGAAGGAAGCATGGGGCCACTGGTTGGTCCTGAAGCAGCCTCTCCAATTGCATGTCTTTACTGCAAACAAGGAAGGAGAAAGGGGAAAAGGCACTTTGTTTTCAATTTTGGACTTCTGCATAATGTGGCCTTGATGTCCCTTTAGCTCTCTAATATCCAACGTCATTGTTGAAACATAAAAGTTCAAGTCCTTGAAAACATTGCCATCAATATGTTGTATAATTATCAGGGAACATCCTGAAAAGCATTGGATAAACAAACACTAAGATTTGAGTGATTATACCATTATAGAATGGCATTTCACTATAGTGCTTCAGATTTTGTGTTTGACAACCTCCGTGGATAATGCGGTAACAGCTGAGTGTTGTACATCTGGTTTGATGCTCTGATAACCTCGCATTGGGAATTAATGGCAAGTTGGAAAAGTATACAACATTAGATGAGTCTTTAAATACTTGCCATGTTTCTAGGCATGTTATATTCAAGTTTATGGCAATAGTTCTATCACATTGGTTGCACAATACATATCACAGTAGACCTAATAATAAAGATGGCGGGATTGACGTCTCTGTGGGAAATAGCTTCTCATAGATGACATAAAAGACACATCAGAACATAGAGCCACCACCAAGTTATGGGTCTTACAAGCTGCCCACTAGCAAATGATTCTGGGAGTCATGTTGGTGGACCTTGATCATGACATTAAGCTtttgagtgtctttgagcatggatGTAGTCATGCCTCAATTACTAACATTGGATGAAAAATGAGCCAATAACTAATAAATTGGTCATACATTTTGAGCATGTTGTTTTAAGCTAGTAACATCTGAGTTGTAAAAATAAAAACATCTGAGTTGTTGGGTTATTATAACTCTATCAAATCTgatcattaaaattaaaattagagcTGTGTGGTACTTCTAAATTTTAATTGTATGGTACATGACATTTATAATTGTAGCAGGCCATTTATAAATGTATGCACATGTATGAGATAAGTGGGTCTAAGAAGGGAAAAGGTTAATGATGCAAAAGGCACGTTATGATTTGAGTTAATGGTTGGACAACGGAAATCATGGTATGAGATCATGGACTGCATTGGCTGTTGCCAATCTTTATTTGCATGAAAATGAGCGTTTTGGCAAACGAAAACCTTTCTCAGTTAAAATGGTGGACAGTAATAATTTGTTTTAAAATTCAGCTTCATAGTATCAGGTACATGTGTGAATGCTTAGGTAAGCAAACAGATAATTAAGTCTATTAGCAATGTTAAAGTTGTCATAATGATGGAAGGGACCCCTAATATTTGCTTTCTAATAAAGGAAAAGTAAGCTTCCTCTACACCACACATTTATGGCCATATATCTAGGATTTACATTGGTAATGTCTTGAGTGTCAGCGGATGTGTTTTTTTTTACTGTTGCAtatacgtgtgtgtgtgtgtataagaaGTGGCACAAGTTGCTCCTGTCACTAAAATTGTTTGTTCATGTGGCACGACCGAATTCTGAAGTGTGGATAATGGTTAGATGGTTGTGGGCATTTGAGGGAGGACGATTTGCTACTTCACTCATTTTTACACATGTAATCTATACACTTAATTGCACAAATCGGTACATGACATGAAACTTTTGAATGCGTCTGTGTGCTATGATTACTGACTGAATTTGGATCCTGCTTGATGACAGGCTTTGATTCGAAAATGGGCTCCTGTTGCCATTGTGCTCGGAGTTGTCATGCTTCTGTTTTGGGTTAGGAAAAAGATATGGTGACTGCTGATCAGATAGCATCAACGTCTCTCTGCATTATGTGCCATTTCTTTGGTGTTTCTCGTATAGGTATCCTTCTCGGCTACTAGCTGTTATAATGAGTTTTCCATGGCGATGGAAGCACAGACAGATGCACTCGTtttccaaatgatgagaatacatCAGGTGCAAGAATCAGTAGACTACTAAACATTTTCCAGGGATTCGGTATATACATTATGGAGATTGTTGCTCCCGAAATCTATTGCTATATCGtcttcaatttttgggacatcatGCAAAATTTTTAAGGTTACATCTAGCAGATTTTTCAACGTTTTTGAGAAAGCTGCTACCGTCGTTATGTTTCATTGTGGCATCCGCAATCTTCTGAGTCCACTGCTTGTCCTGCAAACTTCCGAGATAATTGGTTGCGATTAAGCGACCACAAACTATGCGATAGTGGCAGTCGATATGATGTGGTGCGACTGTGCCTGTTTTATGGGTGGATTGGCATAATGTTGTTTTGTCATATTCACAGTTATATTTTAGGGTATATCGAAAACGCCGGACCCAATCATCCCTttggtttaaaaaatatatcatcactcTTGAAGTTATTGACCTCATCACCTTTGAGTGTATTCTCCCGCAAAATACATcacttttttttgtgtttttgggtGATATTTCATACTTGCTTTCCTCTCCTCTCGTAAGTATTTGTTTAAAGAGGTCGAGATGACTACCGACAGTAACTCACATTAGGATTGTGATGTTTTCCCAAACACAATGTACGTGAAATGAGTCGAATAAAGTCAAAGCAATGAACGAGTCGTAGAATCTTGTTGTCACGTCCGATGATGCACTCGAACTACTTGTCCTCCTCAACCAGTCAACATCTATTATGTAGTCTTCATATAACATTTGCAAATATATTCACATATAACTAAGGAAGTTAATGTGTTAGGCTCCATTTATATCGACCGTCAAAATTTTCAGAATATAAACTTGCTAGTCACGGAAAATTAAATTGTACTAAACTCGTGTAGtttcatattaataatatatatatatataaattattctgTCATAATCACTATAAGAACAACGGATAATGACATATTCCTTtcggtaattatttatctttaatatttgatatttatacatatttttttaaattatattaaaatttttatatttatgaaagtaaaatatttaatctattcATCGAATTTATTAGTGAaaatatcacatatatatatattcagtggTAAATTGAAACGAGACAAAATCCGAGtgcttttataatatttttattaataaaatcaattatatgagaaataatttatttttataaatataagaatcGTAATATAATTTTAGAAATTGTTGAGATGGAAAACTGAAGATAACGGGTGATgtgtaatgagagagagagagagagagagtcactacATGGCTTTTCTGTGTCTCTTTTTCTGAAGCTTCTGCTGCCGATGGCACGGCTTTGCTCCCCACCTTCTCTCTTCCCTGCCCATTGACGCCCACTCTcgactccctttccctttcctttcCACTACGTAAAACCCCCCTTCGACACTTGTTGAGGGGAGCATCTCCTCGAGGTTCTTCATCCATGGGGTAACAAAGCCGGCGACTCTCTTACAGTTTCTATTTGGTTTTTGTTCTCCGATGATGACCAAGAAATTCTTGCTTTGGTTTCTGGGTGCTTAGCCGCCAACCGGAAGTTCTATGGGCGCAGCGCTCCGACAAGGTTTACCTGACCGTGTCTTTGCCGGACGCGAGAGATGTTTCCGTGGAGAGCGAGCCGCAGGGGGCGTTTAGGTTCTCGGCCGTCGGGGCTCAGGGCGAACACTTCGACTTCAGCCTCGAGCTGTACGATTCGATTGTTCCCGAGGCAAGCTGTTTTCCCTTTTGTTCATCTTCCTTTCACATTTTGCAGAACATTTTGAAAGTGCAAATTGGCTTAACCTAATGACGTTATTTATTTTCTGGTTTTGAGTTATATTTGCCTGCTTAGACTAGACATACACATGTTAGGTGTTGTATGTGCTGGAAGGAGCATGTTGTCAATGTGTTATATGTACGATGCTTGATCTTTATCTCTAAGCTTTTATAATCTTTATGCCAAACTGAAGATGATAATCTTTATAATCTTTGTGGTCTATGAATCAACAGATGAAACTGTGGGTACCGGGACGGTTCTTTACCCGCGAAAATTTTGATAAAGCTTGAGGCCTGTtcttattataaaatatacttATATTTTGTGTGATTTGTTAATTGTTGTTGTAGTTTTGTCAAACTTTATTTTTTTCTGCATTCGGTTGAATTGGATAACATATGAGGAACATGAGCCAATTGAAACTTAAAATTGGAGAAAATGGGTCTCAAGTTGTTATATTATCCCGATATAGTTGATGAATTTTATGTGCAAGCAGGTGTGACTTCAAGATGGCTTTGCTCAGTTGGATGACCATTTATTCCATAAGTTACCAGAGAGTTATGATTGACTGGAAGTGAAAAGTTTAATTTAATCTTAGTTTAAGAAGAAAGCATTGGTTAAAAACATTTTGCTCTTGCACAAAAAATTTGGCAATTCTTCAATTTGATACATTTTATGCACTGCAATTAAGATTGAATATCACATCAATACTGGTCCTCTAGTGGAGgtgactttgagcatcttatatgGTGTTAGTCTTACTGACAAGCTTTCATGAACGTAATTCAACATACTTAAGTACAAAATAAAGGACCTACTGACCATAGTcttctttgtcaatggatcaaatTTATCTCTTTGACGCATTGTTTCTCGATAGTCTTTTttcttataattaaataaaactcTGTTTTCGTCTTTGTTGTCTGCATATCGAAACCATATGTCCTAAAATACACATGTCCCAAGTTGATTTTTGTTTGAAGTCATTTGTCATGTAGCCTTCATCTTTGAGACAGAGAGGGTGAAAGTGTAAAATCTATAATTGTTGTGCTCTTATTATTACAGGAACTTCAAGTTTTTTTCTTGTCATGTCCCTAAATCAGGGGACTCGATGGTCCATCGAATAGCCATGAGCTAGACTAATTCAAGTTTgactatatattttttctttctgaaatCAGGCTAACTTATAGTCACCCACACCCAGGTTGAAGCCTACATAATATAGCTAAATAATGACAAATGTTATATTTAAAAAAGTACCATGGTACAAGAACgaataaaatattattacatCAAGAAGTATCATCTAACAGTTTTATATCTCGGAGTCACACATTTTTTTAACATTAATTCTTTCAATAGTCCTTTAATATAAATTCCTGGCTTACATAAATTCTTTCTATCCTAAAATCCCCTCCTACACATGTGAGACATCCAGGTACACATTCAACCTTAAATCAAGTACATGGTGGTGAGTGTTTATAAAAAAAAGTACCTAGGAAGTGGATGAACCTCATCTAAGGACGGGTAAGTATGATTTTAAACACATTAAGCTATTTGTAATACATCAATAAAAATACAACACATGCATTTCAGATAGTTAAGTTAATATTACAACAATAAGAAACAACTCATATTAATCATGTTCATCATTCGCTTGTATTTATGTGTTGatgtatcttttttattttcttctttcatttcatacttatatcatatatcatatacttGTCTTATTCttttcaaaaaatataataactagACACTCAAATAGTACCGAAACCTGATGGAATCAACTCCACCTTGTGGACAACATCCTTGGTGGACCTAAACGTCATCTTATGTGTCAAGTCACGGGTTAACCACCTGAGGACATATTTCTCACTTTTTGTTACCCTTGAAAATCATCTGATAAAATATTCTCTTCATTACCCTTTTTAATGCTACTACCTAGTACTAGTTATAAAATCTCAGTGCCTCCACCTTGTTAGATTTAAACACTATCCCTTTGCCGGTCTGAAGGTTTACCACAGTTGAAATCCAAAAAATCTATTAAATCTTTTGTAGTTGAATTATTGAGAACtaacttaaaaatatacatatatataatattttttatttataccgTGTGTTAAGTTGTTACATTAAATGCACTTGTAGAAATGCTAAGTTCATATATAAAATACGTATCTATGGGGCAAAACTTAACATGTTATCACACAAGCAATATATTATCTTATTAACAGGTAATTATTGTCAGGTAATTGCAAAAAGGTAAATAAACTATGAAATATCTTGGTATTcaatcaataatataaaatacatGCCCATCCAGTTTTGATATTCAAGGTAACATTTAAAATACTTTGTGATTTCTGTCTAATTTGACTAATTTAATCACCACATGTAAGGATTGAACTTAAGATGGAATAATTCAATAAAGGCTTAAATCCCAAGGTAAGTGGCTTGTTGACCCAATTAGGTGTTTTAAAAATGCTTGATATTATTTAGTAAGGATTTAAATGGTACTTTGAAGTTTGAATATCAAAATTAGGTGAGCATATATCTCATATATATTGATTGAATACTAGGATATGTGATAATTTATTTGCCTTTTTTGTAATTATTTAACGATAATATTTATGATTGTATTTCTTGTGTCATGACATGTTAGTTATTTAAATTTTGTCTCATAGATAGATGTTTGATATATGAATTTAGGATTTTCTAAAAGTACATTTGTGACAATTTGACATGCAatataaataaacaaatattatacatatatattttcagtaTAGTCCTTAATAATTCTTTATGCCTCATTGCGGCTTCCAAGAGCGATAAACAAAGGCTTATGTAAACCTTTGGATCGGTAAATGAATGTCATTTAAGTTACCAAGATGGAGGCAATGAGGCAGTTTAAGTGGTACTCAACAGTAGCTTGAAGGAATTAAAGAGAAAACATATTATTAGATGATTTTCAAGGGTAACATATTAGCATCCTATTTTAAATGTTTACTTATGTGATAAATGTAACATGTATAATGGCAGTGAAATCCACCAAGAATGTTGTCCCTACGTTGGGATTGATTCCCGTAAGTTCATTTAGCATGCACCTAAGTGTCTAGTTATTATATTTCTGAAATAGAATAAAATGTATATATGATATGTGACATAAGTATAAGATgaaaagaggaaaataataaGAAGAGGCATTAACACATAAATGtggacacatgatgaacatgataagcATGAGTTGTTTcttattattggacttattgattTAACTGTATGAAATGCATGAGCTATTTTTTTATTGATGTTATTACAAGTAGTTTCAATGTGCGCACTATGAAGGACGTCTCTCCATGTaatagatattttaaaaaaaatacttacaaCCCTCTCCTACCTGCACAGGTAACTCATCAAAAATTGTATTGGTGTTCCACATTTAAAGGACTGGTGAAAACATTAATGTTAGATAAATGTGACTAATATAAAACAGTTAGATAATACCTCTTGAAGTAATAATCTTTTGTTCATTCCTTTAACATGTTAATCTTTTAAATGTAGTGTTTGCCATTATTTTAATTACAGTGTGTGTGTAAGTTTCCACCAAGCTGACTTGAGTTTCTGgtttatatgtttatatatatatatatatatatatatatacatatatatatatacatatatatgtatatatatatcatgttcaTTCGGTGGACTGTCGCATCTCCTGATTTGGGGGCGTGACACTTATAATTTATGAGCCCTTTTGGCTCTATGGTATTATTTTTATTGTCTTTTAATGGTGTTATCAGGCTAGTAAAACAAATATTGGGATGAGGAACATAATCTGCTCaatcaagaaagagaaaaaaggttGGTGGAAGCGGTTGCAGAAGTCGGAGGAAAAACCTGCTCCATATATCAAAGTTGATTGGAATAAATGGTGTGATGAAGATGACGAAGAATCTGACATTGGTAAGTATATATCTGAAGAAGTAAAACCAATTGTTTTTGCCTGCTTCAGTTTTAGTTATTTGGTAGTTGTACTGAAGTCTTGACATGTTATATTGATGACCAAATATAAACCTGGATGTGTAGTTTTATCAGCATTTTATTAAAACTTTTTGTGAGCTAAATATCTAAGGATTTATTAGTGGATGTACACTATAGATATGTTTTGTTTTATCTCTCTGAATATTTTTTTAGTGGATGCATGAAGTTAAGAAAGTGTGCTGAAACCTTGCCCCAATTGGAAGTAGGAAGTTAGCTTTAT contains the following coding sequences:
- the LOC135640214 gene encoding co-chaperone protein p23-2-like, which produces MGRQPEVLWAQRSDKVYLTVSLPDARDVSVESEPQGAFRFSAVGAQGEHFDFSLELYDSIVPEASKTNIGMRNIICSIKKEKKGWWKRLQKSEEKPAPYIKVDWNKWCDEDDEESDIADSLASDDENNEINGMNDESSDDDGLLYLPDLEKARRN